In one window of Camelina sativa cultivar DH55 chromosome 15, Cs, whole genome shotgun sequence DNA:
- the LOC104747280 gene encoding nucleolar protein 56-like: MVILIFVYERKSWHVLRLKREVPQGEKPEPVRTHLRNMIIPGDLEKSQLGLAYSYSRAKVKFSVNRVDNMVIQAIFLLDEDINSFAMRVREWYSWHFPELVKIVNDNYLYAHVFFIAMNKCVFSINCSGTVIFLLVDRP; the protein is encoded by the exons ATGGTAATATTGATATTCGTTTATGAACGAAAAAGTTGGCATGTGTTAAGACTT AAAAGGGAGGTACCACAAGGTGAGAAGCCAGAACCAGTGAGAACCCACCTGAGGAACATGATCATT CCTGGTGATCTTGAAAAATCTCAGCTTGGATTAGCTTATAGCTACAGCAGAGCCAAGGTGAAGTTCAGTGTTAACCGAGTGGATAACATGGTTATTCAAGCTATTTTCCTCCTTGACGAGGATATCAATTCCTTTGCCATGAGAGTCAG GGAATGGTATTCGTGGCACTTCCCCGAGCTAGTGAAGATAGTTAACGACAACTATCTTTACGcccatgttttttttatagcaatGAATAAATGTGTTTTTAGTATCAATTGTTCTGGGACGGTTATTTTCTTACTTGTTGACAGGCCATGA
- the LOC104747281 gene encoding uncharacterized protein LOC104747281 isoform X1, which produces MEEPFVDRSSLPVLHPSRLNGAKWFKYHTQVSTGVRKVIQSCFKGPWYSWRKVPPFYKRTWFTLFMKKFNWDASINYQVEREFKKLAAYRLKGMISHAKKGGEKPDWILSDYWTIMQAHWATAKAKATSEKARASRMSDRNGLGPHSHLAGSSSYVKVQAALEANNEDYSFIAVMKKTHQKPDGTYVDQRARLVAETYEKHVQERLEQLESSGEENVTAENLDKAEKNEIYIKAAGSSKHGHIFGLGALGEFLPSVGASSSVPQSGEEIETITHRMQEMETDLKKNLEENQQIQKRLEAMEKLVESFASQNV; this is translated from the exons ATGGAAGAGCCATTTGTGGATCGTTCAAGTTTACCTGTGCTGCATCCATCTCGGTTAAATGGAGCTAAATG GTTTAAATACCACACCCAAGTATCAACTGGTGTACGAAAGGTCATTCAAAGTTGTTTTAAGGGACCATGGTACTCTTGGAGAAAAGTGCCTCCCTTCTACAAAAGAACCTGGTTTACACTGTTTATG AAAAAGTTTAACTGGGATGCTTCTATCAACTATCAAGTTGAACGAGAGTTCAAAAAGCTTGCTGCATATCGCCTCAAAGGAATGATAAGCCATGCTAAGAAGGGAGGAGAAAAACCAGATTGGATTTTGTCTGATTATTGGACGATTATGCAGGCACATTGGGcaacagcaaaagcaaaagcaacaaGTGAGAAGGCTCGTGCTTCCCGAATGTCTGATCGCAATGGTTTAGGCCCACATTCTCATCTAGCAGGTTCAAGTTCGTATGTCAAAGTTCAAGCTGCTTTG gAAGCAAACAATGAAGATTACTCATTTATTGCTGTGAtgaagaaaacacatcaaaagccTGACGGAACCTATGTTGATCAACGAGCAAGATTGGTTGCAGAAACTTATGAAAAGCATGTACAAGAACGCTTGGAACAACTTGAATCTTCTGGTGAAGAGAATGTGACAGCTGAAAATCTTGACAAAGCTGAgaaaaatgagatttatatCAAG gCTGCTGGATCATCGAAACATGGTCATATCTTTGGACTTGGAGCACTTGGTGAGTTTTTACCATCTGTTGGTGCCTCTTCAAGTGTACCACAATCTGGtgaagaaatagagacaataaCACATCGGATGCAGGAGATGGAAACTGATCTGaaaaaaaaccttgaagaaAATCAGCAAATCCAGAAAAGACTTGAAGCTATGGAGAAACTTGTTGAATCTTTTGCAAGTCAAAATGTCTAA
- the LOC104747281 gene encoding uncharacterized protein LOC104747281 isoform X2, translating to MEEPFVDRSSLPVLHPSRLNGAKWFKYHTQVSTGVRKVIQSCFKGPWYSWRKVPPFYKRTWFTLFMKKFNWDASINYQVEREFKKLAAYRLKGMISHAKKGGEKPDWILSDYWTIMQAHWATAKAKATSEKARASRMSDRNGLGPHSHLAGSSSYVKVQAALEANNEDYSFIAVMKKTHQKPDGTYVDQRARLVAETYEKHVQERLEQLESSGEENVTAENLDKAEKNEIYIKAAGSSKHGHIFGLGALGEFLPSVGASSSVPQSGEEIETITHRMQEMETDLKKNLEENQQIQKRLEAMEKLVESFASQNV from the exons ATGGAAGAGCCATTTGTGGATCGTTCAAGTTTACCTGTGCTGCATCCATCTCGGTTAAATGGAGCTAAATG GTTTAAATACCACACCCAAGTATCAACTGGTGTACGAAAGGTCATTCAAAGTTGTTTTAAGGGACCATGGTACTCTTGGAGAAAAGTGCCTCCCTTCTACAAAAGAACCTGGTTTACACTGTTTATG AAAAAGTTTAACTGGGATGCTTCTATCAACTATCAAGTTGAACGAGAGTTCAAAAAGCTTGCTGCATATCGCCTCAAAGGAATGATAAGCCATGCTAAGAAGGGAGGAGAAAAACCAGATTGGATTTTGTCTGATTATTGGACGATTATGCAGGCACATTGGGcaacagcaaaagcaaaagcaacaaGTGAGAAGGCTCGTGCTTCCCGAATGTCTGATCGCAATGGTTTAGGCCCACATTCTCATCTAGCAGGTTCAAGTTCGTATGTCAAAGTTCAAGCTGCTTTG gAAGCAAACAATGAAGATTACTCATTTATTGCTGTGAtgaagaaaacacatcaaaagccTGACGGAACCTATGTTGATCAACGAGCAAGATTGGTTGCAGAAACTTATGAAAAGCATGTACAAGAACGCTTGGAACAACTTGAATCTTCTGGTGAAGAGAATGTGACAGCTGAAAATCTTGACAAAGCTGAgaaaaatgagatttatatCAAG gCTGCTGGATCATCTAAACATGGTCATATCTTTGGACTTGGAGCACTTGGTGAGTTTTTACCATCTGTTGGTGCCTCTTCAAGTGTACCACAATCTGGtgaagaaatagagacaataaCACATCGGATGCAGGAGATGGAAACTGATCTGaaaaaaaaccttgaagaaAATCAGCAAATCCAGAAAAGACTTGAAGCTATGGAGAAACTTGTTGAATCTTTTGCAAGTCAAAATGTCTAA